Genomic segment of bacterium:
TACTGACGGTTTTCTGCACGTGCGGCGTGGTCAGTACCGCCAGATAAGTACCTGCTGGCACTGCCTTGCCCTGATCATCACGCCCATCCCATTCGACACGATGCGCCCCTTGCATGAAGGAAGCGTGTGTTAGCGTGGCCAGTCTGCGGCCGCTCAGATCAAATACTTCAAGCCGTGCTACGGCGCTGTGTTGCAGGGAAAAATTGATCTGCGTTTTGCTTCGGAATGGATTCGGGAAATTCTGATGCAACTCGACATCAGCCGGAAGCGACGAGGAGAGATCCTCAACCGGAGTTGGTGATGGAGTTCTGAACGTATAGGATGCTTGCGTACTCACAGTGTCGTATCCGTCCGTGGCCGAAACCGTCCATGTGTACAGGCGGCTGAACTCGAACACATCACTGTCAAGGACGAGTTCGTTTGTCGGTAACCCTGTGATCACCGTGTCCATGTTAGAGGATTTCAATCGCACAATGTAAGTGACGATGTCGGTTGGATTGTCATCTGTGCAGGTACTCCAGTGCAGCGTCACTCCTATCGAATCGAGCCGTATTCCATTTGCTGGACTGATCTGCACAGGTATTGTCGGTGGGTGTGTTGTGTGAAACACCGCAAGCTTGAATGACTGAGTCGCGGTTCCCCCTTTCCCGTCACTCGCACGCATGACAACATCATGTCGACCCGTGGCTGCGGGAGTACCGCTGATAGTCCCACTTGCCGCATCGAAGCTGAGAAATGCCGGACCTTCAATGAGACTGTATTCAAGTTGATCACCATCGGGATCCTGTGCCTGGATTCGATAGCTGTATTGCTCTCCAACTACAGCACGGTCTTCTGGCTCGGAAGTGATTTCCGGACTCCGGTTGCTGCTTTCTCCAACAACGATAGTGCCATGCAAGGGGGATGCATCAATAATGTAGTTGGGAGAGTTCCGAAGCTCGATATTCTGGACACGAATGGCACTTGTTCCTTCACGAAGTGCTTTAAACGTTACAGAGAATACTTCACCTGAACCTTCTACTGCCGCCTTCCCAAGGATCGCCTGATCAACGCGGATGGAATCCGGATCTGTGGTTGGCATCAGCTTCTCGTAGTAAAACACCGAATAACCTTGCTCATTCGATTTCAGAAAACTCCCAACGGATGTCCCCACAAAGCTGACAATATTTTTGTCGAATGCGACGCCTACGACCACCGTGTGCAGATCGGAAACGTTGTTCACCTTGATGTTGATCGTGACCGTTGAACCAGGTGATACAGTACTTACTTCGGGAGTAACCTCCACGGTGGACTGTGCCGCCGCTGTTGCCCCCGTCAGGAGAAGCAAGACGAATGAAAGAACAAAGCTGAACAGTGATGTTGTGTGTGTGTGCATGATACTCTCACATATCAATGGAAAAAAACGAAAACTCTCGTCTGTCATAATTAGAGCGCATGCCAGTTACAGGGCATGTAGCATTGTTCGGCTGCATCTGAACGATCCAGCGCGCATTGTGTAGTAGTAAAGTCCTGTCGGGAGTCCGGTCGCGTTCAGCTGCGCCTGATAGCTGCCAGCTTCCTGCACGCCGTCGACCAGCGTCGCGACCTTCGCACCCAGAGCGTTGTACACTTCCAGCGTCACGTGAC
This window contains:
- a CDS encoding putative Ig domain-containing protein, producing MHTHTTSLFSFVLSFVLLLLTGATAAAQSTVEVTPEVSTVSPGSTVTINIKVNNVSDLHTVVVGVAFDKNIVSFVGTSVGSFLKSNEQGYSVFYYEKLMPTTDPDSIRVDQAILGKAAVEGSGEVFSVTFKALREGTSAIRVQNIELRNSPNYIIDASPLHGTIVVGESSNRSPEITSEPEDRAVVGEQYSYRIQAQDPDGDQLEYSLIEGPAFLSFDAASGTISGTPAATGRHDVVMRASDGKGGTATQSFKLAVFHTTHPPTIPVQISPANGIRLDSIGVTLHWSTCTDDNPTDIVTYIVRLKSSNMDTVITGLPTNELVLDSDVFEFSRLYTWTVSATDGYDTVSTQASYTFRTPSPTPVEDLSSSLPADVELHQNFPNPFRSKTQINFSLQHSAVARLEVFDLSGRRLATLTHASFMQGAHRVEWDGRDDQGKAVPAGTYLAVLTTPHVQKTVSMLLLH